A part of Brassica rapa cultivar Chiifu-401-42 chromosome A05, CAAS_Brap_v3.01, whole genome shotgun sequence genomic DNA contains:
- the LOC103867339 gene encoding protein MOR1 isoform X2 has product MAEDEKILKEAKKLPWEDRLAHKNWKVRNEANVDLASVCDSITDPKDPRLRDFGHLFRKTVADSNAPVQEKALDALVAFLKAADADAGRYAKEVCDAIAAKCLTGRPKTVQKAQDALLLWVELEAVDVFLDTLEKAIKNKVAKAVVPAVDVMFLAISEFGSKIIPPKRILKMLPELFDHQDQNVRASAKGVTIELCRWIGKDPVKSILFEKMRDTMKKELEAELANVSGGAKPSRKIRSEQDKEPEAEASSDVVGNGPTEEPVADAPQEIDEYDLMDPVDILTPLEKSGFWEGVKKTKWLERKEAVAELTKLASTKKIAPGDFSEICRTLKKLITDVNLAVAVEAIQAIGNLARGLRTHFSASSRFMLPVLLEKLKEKKPTVAEALTQTLQAMYKAGCLNLVDIIEDVKTAVKNKVPLVRSLTLNWLTFCLETSNKALILKAHKEYVPLCMECLNDGTPDVRDASFSALAAIAKSVGMRPLEKSLEKLDDVRRKKLSEMIASSGGESASTSSVQSSVGGTATVNSEAPVVRKSAASMLSGKRPALSAPASKKAGTAKTGGSKKDAAVRNESSKSVEPPEDVEPAEMGLEEIENRLGSLVKTETISQLKSSVWKERLEATLSLKEEIEGLQELDKSVEILVRLLCAVPGWNDKNVQVQQQVIEIITYISSTAAKFPKKCVVLCITGASERVADIKTRASAMKCLTAFCEAVGPGFVFERLYKIMNGHKNPKVLSEGLLWMVSAVDDFGVSLLKLKDLIDFCKDVGLQSSTAATRNATIKLLGALHKFVGPDIKGFLNDVKPALISALDTEYEKNPFEGTVAPKRVVKTSVSTSTSGGGLDSLPREDISSKITPELIKGFESPDWKMRLESIEAVNKILEEANKRIQPTGTGELFGGLRGRLLDSNKNLVMQTLTTIGGVASAMGPTVEKASKGILSDVLKCLGDNKKHMRECTLAALDLWLGAVHLDKMIPYIIIALTDGKMGAEGRKDLFDWLTKQLAGLSDFVDAIHLLKPASTAMTDKSADVRKAAEGCISEIVRVSGQETLEKNIKNIQGPALALVLEKVRPGFVQEPFESSKATAGPVSKGVSKVSKSTANGTLKQGNRYRALPTKGSRPDQITSVHDIAIQSQSLLNTKDSNKEDRERLVVRRIKFEELRPEQIQDLENDMMKYFREDLQKRLMSPDFKKQVDGLDILQKALPSLSKDIIEVLDILLRWFVLQLCKSNTTCLLKVLEVLPELFNTLKDEEYCLTEAEAAIFLPCLAEKLGHNIEKVREKMRELMKQIIQAYSVAKTYPYILEGLRSKNNRTRIECTDLIGYLLETCGTEISGLLKYLNMVASLTAERDGELRKAALNTMATGYKILGDDIWRYVGKLTDAQKSMLDDRFKWKVKEMEKRREGRPGDARAALRRSVRDNGPEVAEQSGDLSQTVPGPLFPRQNYGISEQIPERNPVPRTIAGVNGPADWNEALDIIMFGSPEQSVEGMKVVCHELAQASNDPEESAIDELVKDSDGLVSCLANKVAKTFDVSLMGASSRSCKYVLNTLMQTFQNKKLAHAVKEGTLESLITELLLWLLDERVPRMEDGSQLLKALNVLMLKILDNADRTSSFVVLISLLRPLDPSRWPSPGTAEVYAVRNQKFSDLVVKCLIKLTKLLQSTIYEVELDRLLQSIHVYLQELGMEEIRRRAGADDKPLRMVKTVLHELVKLRGAAIKGHLSLVPIDMRPQPIILAYIDLNLETLAAARMLTSTGPVGQNHWTDSTANTPSPPPNSADVQLKQELGAIFKKIGDKQTSTIGLYDLYHITKSYPKVDIFSQLQNASEAFRTYIRDGLAQVEKNAAAGRTPSSLPLSTPPPSSLALPSPDIPSLDVKPLMNPKSDSYTDEIRGSNINPGTLDAIRERMRTMQLATSGSLESVSKPLMPTNDNNIPVDEQNIPPSQMGEEAPHAHPHPHPQQVVLPMDEKALSGLQARMERLKGGSLEHM; this is encoded by the exons ATGGCGGAGGACGAGAAGATATTGAAGGAAGCGAAGAAGCTTCCATGGGAGGATCGCCTCGCGCACAAGAACTGGAAAGTTAGGAACGAGGCCAACGTCGACCTAGCTTCCGTCTGCGATTCTATCACCGATCCTAAGGACCCTCGCCTCCGCGATTTCG GTCACTTGTTTAGAAAGACGGTGGCGGATTCGAATGCGCCGGTGCAAGAGAAGGCGCTTGATGCTTTGGTTGCGTTTTTGAAGGCAGCGGATGCAGACGCTGGGAG GTATGCTAAGGAAGTATGTGATGCCATTGCGGCTAAATGTCTCACGGGTCGGCCCAAGACTGTGCAGAAGGCGCAGGATGCTCTCTTGCTTTGGGTGGAATTAGAAGCTGTTGATGTTTTTCTG GATACATTGGAGAAAGCTATAAAGAATAAAGTTGCAAAGGCTGTGGTACCTGCAGTAGACGTTATGTTTCTTGCTATCAG tgAGTTTGGATCGAAGATTATTCCACCCAAAAGGATTTTAAAAATGCTTCCTGAACTTTTCGATCATCAAGATCAGAATGTCCGTGCATCTGCCAAAGGGGTGACTATTGAGCTATGCCGTTGGATTGGAAAAGACCCTGTAAAATCTATTTTGTTTGAGAAAATGAGGGATACAATG AAAAAAGAGCTGGAGGCTGAGCTTGCCAATGTTTCAGGGGGTGCTAAGCCTTCTCGAAAGATAAG ATCTGAACAAGATAAAGAGCCAGAGGCAGAAGCTAGTTCTGATGTGGTTGGTAATGGGCCCACTGAAGAACCTGTTGCTGATG CGCCCCAGGAAATAGATGAGTACGATCTTATGGATCCTGTGGATATTTTGACTCCTTTGGAAAAGTCTGGGTTCTGGGAAGGAGTG aaaaaaacaaagtgGTTAGAACGCAAGGAGGCTGTTGCAGAGCTAACAAAGCTTGCTTCGACGAAAAAGATAGCTCCCGGTGATTTTTCAGAAATTTGTCGGACCTTAAAGAAG CTTATCACCGATGTGAACTTAGCTGTTGCAGTGGAAGCTATTCAGGCCATTGGAAATCTTGCACGTGGATTAAGAACACATTTCTCCGCTAGTTCACGGTTCATGCTACCTGTTTTACTT GAAAAATTGAAAGAGAAAAAGCCAACAGTCGCAGAGGCACTTACACAAACATTACAAGCAATGTACAAAGCTGGATGTTTAAATCTTGTTGACATTATAGAAG ATGTAAAGACCGCAGTGAAAAACAAAGTGCCGCTTGTGCGTTCTTTAACTTTAAATTGGTTGACTTTCTGCCTTGAAACAAGTAACAAGGCTCTTATTCTAAAGGCGCACAAAGAATATGTCCCATTATGTATGGAG TGTCTCAATGATGGAACTCCTGATGTGAGGGATGCATCATTTTCGGCTTTGGCTGCAATAGCGAag TCTGTAGGTATGAGACCTTTGGAAAAGTCGTTGGAAAAACTTGATGATGTTAGAAGAAAGAAACTTTCAGAAATGATTGCAAGCTCTGGTGGTGAATCAGCTAGTACAAGCTCAG TTCAGTCTTCAGTTGGGGGCACGGCCACCGTG AACTCAGAAGCACCCGTTGTAAGGAAATCAGCAGCAAGCATGCTGAGCGGGAAAAGACCTGCTCTTTCTGCT CCTGCGAGCAAGAAGGCTGGGACTGCCAAAACAGGTGGAAGCAAAAAAGATGCTGCTGTACGGAATGAAAGTTCAAAATCTGTTGAACCTCCTGAAGATGTTGAG CCTGCTGAGATGGGTCTTGAAGAAATTGAAAACAGATTAGGTTCTCTTGTAAAAACAGAAACTATTTCTCAGTTGAAGAGCTCTGTATGGAAAGAAAGACTTGAAG CAACTTTGTCTTTGAAAGAAGAGATCGAAGGACTTCAAGAACTAGACAAGTCGGTGGAGATCTTGGTTCGGTTGTTATGTGCAGTTCCTGGTTGGAATGATAAAAATGTGCAG GTTCAACAACAGGTCATTGAAATTATTACCTACATATCTTCGACTGCGGCAAAGTTTCCTAAGAAGTGTGTCGTACTTTGCATTACGG GCGCTAGTGAACGAGTTGCAGATATAAAGACACGAGCCTCTGCTATGAAGTGTCTTACTGCTTTCTGCGAAGCAGTTGGTCCTGGATTTGTTTTTGAGAGG CTTTACAAAATCATGAACGGGCACAAGAACCCCAAGGTTCTTAGTGAAGGCTTGTTATGGATGGTTTCGGCAGTTGATGACTTTGGCGTCTCACTTTTGAAACTTaag GACTTAATAGATTTTTGTAAGGATGTTGGGTTGCAATCTAGTACAGCTGCCACCAGAAATGCTACAATCAAACTTTTGGGTGCTTTACACAAGTTTGTTGGTCCAG ACATTAAAGGGTTTCTTAATGATGTCAAACCTGCATTAATCAGTGCACTTGACACCGAGTATGAGAAAAACCCTTTTGAG GGAACTGTGGCTCCAAAAAGAGTTGTTAAGACGTCAGTTTCAACATCAACCTCTGGTGGAGGGTTGGATAGTTTACCTAGAGAAGATATCAGTAGCAAGATTACCCCTGAACTTATTAAGGGCTTTGAGAGTCCTGATTGGAAG ATGCGTTTGGAGTCAATCGAAGCTGTTAATAAAATTCTGGAAGAGGCTAATAAACGCATCCAGCCAACTGGAACTG GAGAATTATTTGGTGGTCTACGAGGACGATTGTTGgatagtaacaaaaatcttgTTATGCAAACATTGACTACCATTGGAGGTGTTGCATCAGCTATGGGACCAACTGTCGAGAAGGCGAGCAAG GGAATTCTATCAGATGTCTTGAAATGTCTCGGTGACAACAAGAAGCACATGAGGGAATGCACCTTGGCTGCTCTGGATTTGTGGCTTGGTGCTGTGCATCTCGACAAAATG ATTCCATACATTATAATAGCACTAACAGATGGGAAAATGGGAGCAGAAGGACGTAAAGATCTTTTTGATTGGTTGACAAAACAACTTGCTGGACTAAGTGACTTTGTGGATGCTATACATTTACTGAAACCTGCAAGCACCGCAATGACG GACAAATCCGCAGATGTGCGAAAAGCAGCCGAAGGATGCATTTCTGAGATCGTAAGAGTCAGTGGACAAGAAACG CTTGAAAAGAATATCAAAAATATCCAAGGCCCAGCATTAGCGCTTGTGCTTGAAAAAGTAAGACCAGGATTTGTTCAAG AACCATTTGAATCATCAAAAGCTACGGCGGGACCAGTGTCGAAAGGTGTTTCCAAGGTCTCAAAATCGACTGCTAATGGTACCTTGAAGCAAGGAAACAGATAT AGAGCCTTACCAACAAAGGGTTCAAGACCTGATCAAATCACGTCTGTCCATGATATAGCTATCCAGTCACAGTCTTTGCTAAATACTAAGGACTCTAATAAG GAGGACAGGGAGAGGCTGGTGGTTCGTAGAATTAAATTTGAGGAGCTGCGGCCAGAACAGATTCAGGATCTTGAG AATGATATGATGAAATATTTTAGGGAAGACTTGCAAAAACGATTGATGAGTCCAGACTTTAAGAAACAAGTAGATGGGCTGGATATCCTACAGAAG GCGCTTCCATCTCTTTCGAAGGATATTATAGAAGTACTAGATATACTTCTTCGGTGGTTTGTGTTGCAATTATGTAAATCCAACACAACTTGTCTGCTAAAG GTTCTTGAGGTTCTTCCAGAACTCTTCAACACATTGAAGGATGAGGAATACTGCTTGACAGAAGCGGAAGCTGCTATATTTCTGCCTTGTTTGGCAGAGAAG TTGGGGCATAACATTGAAAAAGTAAGAGAAAAAATGCGTGAGCTGATGAAGCAGATTATCCAGGCATATTCTGTAGCAAAGACATATCCCTATATTTTGGAAGGTTTACGTTCCAAAAACAACCGTACAAGGATAGAGTGCACTGATCTTATCGGATATCTACTCGAGACTTGTGGAACTGAG ATAAGTGGACTACTGAAGTACTTGAATATGGTTGCAAGCTTGACAGCAGAAAGAGATGGTGAACTCAGAAAAGCTGCTTTGAACACCATGGCTACGGGTTATAAGATTCTCG GTGATGATATCTGGCGATATGTTGGGAAGCTTACAGATGCTCAAAAGAGTATGCTTGATGATAGATTTAAGTGGAAA GTCAAGGAAATGGAGAAAAGAAGAGAAGGGAGACCTGGGGATGCACGAGCAGCACTAAGGCGTTCTGTTAGAGATAATGG ACCTGAAGTGGCAGAACAAAGTGGCGATCTTTCTCAAACAGTCCCTGGTCCTTTATTTCCAAG GCAAAACTATGGTATTTCTGAACAAATTCCGGAGAGGAACCCAGTACCTCGGACAATCGCTGGAGTTAATGGACCGGCAGACTGGAATGAGGCTTTGGACATCATTATGTTTGGCTCTCCGGAGCAG TCGGTTGAAGGGATGAAAGTTGTGTGTCATGAGTTGGCACAGGCTTCTAATGATCCAGAAGAGAGTGCAATTGATGAACTTGTGAAGGATTCAGATGGGCTTGTTTCATGCTTGGCAAATAAG GTTGCCAAGACATTTGATGTCAGCTTAATGGGAGCTTCATCGAGGTCTTGCAAATATGTTTTGAACACACTTATGCAG ACAttccaaaataaaaaacttgcGCATGCTGTCAAAGAAGGGACTCTAGAAAGCCTTATAACAGAGCTCTTGCTTTGGCTTCTGGATGAAAGAGTTCCACGCATGGAAGATGGCAGCCAGCTTCTGAAAGCTCTGAATGTTTTGATGCTTAAAATCCTG GATAATGCAGATCGGACGTCATCGTTTGTGGTCCTTATTAGCTTGCTACGTCCTCTAGATCCATCTAGATGGCCTTCACCTGGTACGGCTGAAGTTTATGCTGTCCGGAATCAGAAATTCTCTGATTTGGTAGTTAAATGCCTTATTAAACTTACAAAG CTTCTCCAAAGCACAATATATGAAGTTGAACTTGATCGACTTCTTCAGAGCATCCATGTATATCTGCAAGAGCTGGGAATGGAGGAGATACGTAGGAG AGCTGGAGCAGATGATAAACCTCTGAGGATGGTGAAAACTGTTCTACATGAACTTGTTAAGCTCCGGGGAGCTGCAATAAAGGGTCACTTGTCTCTTGTCCCTATTGACATGAGGCCACAACCCATCATTCTCGCTTATATCGATCTGAACCTTGAG ACTTTAGCTGCAGCAAGAATGTTAACTTCAACAGGGCCTGTGGGCCAAAACCATTGGACAGATTCAACAGCTAACACTCCCTCACCTCCTCCTAACTCTGCTGATGTTCAGTTGAAGCAAGAGCTTGGGGCGATTTTCAAGAAAATCGGCGATAAACAAACTTCCACCATTGGTCTTTACGATCTCTACCACATCACTAAGTCATATCCAAAG GTTGATATCTTTTCCCAACTTCAAAATGCAAGCGAAGCATTTCGTACTTACATCAGAGACGGGTTGGCTCAG GTGGAGAAGAATGCAGCTGCGGGAAGAACGCCTTCAAGCCTACCGTTGTCGACTCCTCCCCCTTCTTCCTTAGCCCTTCCATCTCCCGACATCCCTTCCTTAGACGTGAAGCCTCTGATGAACCCTAAATCTGATTCATACACTGACGAGATCCGAGGCAGTAATATCAATCCAGGGACGCTAGATGCAATCAGAGAAAGGATGAGGACCATGCAACTGGCTACATCAGGAAGCCTAGAGTCAGTAAGCAAACCGCTGATGCCAACAAACGATAACAACATACCAGTGGACGAACAGAACATTCCACCGAGCCAAATGGGAGAAGAGGCTCCACACGCACACCCACACCCACACCCACAGCAAGTGGTTCTGCCAATGGATGAGAAAGCATTGTCGGGTCTGCAGGCACGAATGGAGAGGCTCAAAGGTGGCTCACTCGAACATATGTAG